A window from Erythrolamprus reginae isolate rEryReg1 chromosome 9, rEryReg1.hap1, whole genome shotgun sequence encodes these proteins:
- the AQP8 gene encoding aquaporin-8 isoform X2 has product MSEVEFGRMSFKEPEPEVKHSPAQPHWYERYLQPCIGELVGSAFFIYIGCVSVIENSDATGRLQPALAHGLALGLTIAILGNISGGHYNPAVSLGAWLVGGLNMVMVIPYWIAQFCGGMIGAGLAKVTTEWERYENATGAAFTAITSDRQLPAAVVGEIVMTMFLVMAVCMGTINEKTKSPLAPFCIGFTVTVDILAGGAVSGACMNPARAFGPAVAANHWDYHWVYWVSPMGAALLVGALIRSLIGDNKTRFFLK; this is encoded by the exons ATGTCCGAGGTGGAGTTTGGACGCATGTCTTTCAAAGAGCCTGAGCCAGAAGTCAAGCACAGCCCGGCTCAGCCCCATTGGTACGAGCGCTACCTGCAGCCGTGCATCGGGGAGCTGGTGGGCTCGGCCTTCTTCATCTACATCGGCTGCGTTTCGGTCATCGAGAACTCCGACGCAACCGGGAGGCTGCAGCCAGCCTTGGCTCATGGGTTGGCGTTGGGACTCACCATTGCCATCTTGGGGAATATCAG CGGAGGCCACTACAACCCTGCCGTTTCATTGGGGGCCTGGCTCGTTGGTGGGCTGAACATGGTGATGGTCATTCCATACTGGATTGCCCAGTTCTGTGGGGGAATGATTGGAGCTGGCCTGGCTAAG GTGACCACAGAGTGGGAGAGGTATGAAAACGCCACGGGAGCAGCTTTCACAGCCATCACCTCCGATCGCCAGCTCCCAGCGGCTGTGGTGGGGGAGATTGTGATGACCATGTTCCTGGTGATGGCGGTCTGCATGGGGACCATTAATGAGAAAACCAAAAGTCCACTGGCGCCCTTCTGCATTGGCTTCACCGTCACTGTGGATATCTTGGCTGG gGGAGCCGTTTCTGGAGCCTGCATGAATCCGGCTAGAGCTTTTGGCCCCGCCGTGGCTGCCAACCACTGGGACTATCACTGGGTGTACTGGGTGAGCCCCATGGGGGCTGCGCTTCTGGTGGGTGCGTTGATCAG GTCCTTGATCGGGGACAACAAGACCCGCTTCTTCCTTAAGTGA
- the AQP8 gene encoding aquaporin-8 isoform X1, producing MDRELQCLTQRGSKNQPAMSEVEFGRMSFKEPEPEVKHSPAQPHWYERYLQPCIGELVGSAFFIYIGCVSVIENSDATGRLQPALAHGLALGLTIAILGNISGGHYNPAVSLGAWLVGGLNMVMVIPYWIAQFCGGMIGAGLAKVTTEWERYENATGAAFTAITSDRQLPAAVVGEIVMTMFLVMAVCMGTINEKTKSPLAPFCIGFTVTVDILAGGAVSGACMNPARAFGPAVAANHWDYHWVYWVSPMGAALLVGALIRSLIGDNKTRFFLK from the exons AACCAGCCAGCCATGTCCGAGGTGGAGTTTGGACGCATGTCTTTCAAAGAGCCTGAGCCAGAAGTCAAGCACAGCCCGGCTCAGCCCCATTGGTACGAGCGCTACCTGCAGCCGTGCATCGGGGAGCTGGTGGGCTCGGCCTTCTTCATCTACATCGGCTGCGTTTCGGTCATCGAGAACTCCGACGCAACCGGGAGGCTGCAGCCAGCCTTGGCTCATGGGTTGGCGTTGGGACTCACCATTGCCATCTTGGGGAATATCAG CGGAGGCCACTACAACCCTGCCGTTTCATTGGGGGCCTGGCTCGTTGGTGGGCTGAACATGGTGATGGTCATTCCATACTGGATTGCCCAGTTCTGTGGGGGAATGATTGGAGCTGGCCTGGCTAAG GTGACCACAGAGTGGGAGAGGTATGAAAACGCCACGGGAGCAGCTTTCACAGCCATCACCTCCGATCGCCAGCTCCCAGCGGCTGTGGTGGGGGAGATTGTGATGACCATGTTCCTGGTGATGGCGGTCTGCATGGGGACCATTAATGAGAAAACCAAAAGTCCACTGGCGCCCTTCTGCATTGGCTTCACCGTCACTGTGGATATCTTGGCTGG gGGAGCCGTTTCTGGAGCCTGCATGAATCCGGCTAGAGCTTTTGGCCCCGCCGTGGCTGCCAACCACTGGGACTATCACTGGGTGTACTGGGTGAGCCCCATGGGGGCTGCGCTTCTGGTGGGTGCGTTGATCAG GTCCTTGATCGGGGACAACAAGACCCGCTTCTTCCTTAAGTGA